Proteins encoded within one genomic window of Mesorhizobium sp. AR10:
- a CDS encoding DUF2333 family protein produces MLDPIVNFFTRIFQWIGRGIGLLVGVILWPFLWAGRWYTQRGWILKAVLGTALVILVGLYAYFFWNTQYWKNFNPAYADAYTFAPPAGSGEQVTDEGAEGQVKTCTKSGIVTVAADLIDFNVNQNAWISSMILYKLGLFGMDWDHTPFLDNKAAFQRGVHQAVRRTAVELVDTIGRVRGTSQIDQNLQDARGAVEFDEETWYFGLRPFGPKTPSPSFYRTGITSLRTFNDRLLKCEVVFNARADNLAKFVDRIASDIGSTSDILSRQSQTNNNGWFDTRADDRFWFAYGQLYGYYGILKATRSDFKAVIDTRGLGPLWDQLDQQFQAALKIRPLIISNGREDGWIMPSHLTTMGFYMLRVRSNLVEVRSVLDR; encoded by the coding sequence ATGCTTGATCCGATCGTGAACTTCTTCACCCGGATTTTCCAGTGGATCGGCCGCGGCATTGGCCTCCTTGTTGGCGTGATCCTGTGGCCGTTCCTGTGGGCCGGGCGCTGGTATACGCAGCGCGGCTGGATCCTGAAGGCGGTGCTCGGTACAGCGCTCGTAATCTTGGTCGGACTATACGCCTATTTCTTCTGGAACACGCAATATTGGAAGAACTTCAATCCTGCCTATGCGGATGCTTATACATTCGCGCCGCCGGCCGGATCCGGCGAGCAAGTCACCGACGAAGGCGCGGAAGGCCAGGTCAAGACATGTACCAAGTCTGGTATCGTGACGGTTGCGGCGGATTTGATCGACTTCAACGTCAATCAAAACGCCTGGATCTCGTCGATGATCCTGTACAAGCTAGGGCTCTTCGGAATGGACTGGGATCATACACCATTCCTGGACAACAAGGCGGCTTTCCAGCGCGGCGTACACCAGGCTGTTCGACGCACCGCGGTCGAATTGGTTGACACGATCGGCCGAGTACGCGGCACCAGTCAGATCGATCAGAACCTGCAGGATGCAAGAGGCGCGGTCGAATTCGACGAGGAAACGTGGTATTTCGGCCTTAGGCCATTCGGCCCCAAGACGCCAAGCCCCAGCTTCTACCGCACAGGCATCACGTCGCTTCGCACCTTCAACGACCGCCTGTTGAAATGCGAGGTGGTGTTCAACGCCCGCGCCGACAATCTGGCGAAGTTCGTCGACCGTATAGCCAGTGATATCGGTTCGACATCGGATATCCTCAGCAGACAGTCGCAGACAAACAACAATGGCTGGTTCGATACGCGCGCGGACGACCGATTTTGGTTCGCCTACGGACAGCTCTACGGCTACTACGGAATCCTGAAAGCCACGCGCTCTGATTTCAAGGCCGTTATCGACACTCGCGGGCTCGGTCCGCTCTGGGACCAGCTCGACCAGCAATTTCAGGCGGCACTGAAAATTCGGCCCCTCATCATCTCCAATGGTCGGGAGGACGGTTGGATCATGCCCTCCCACTTGACCACCATGGGATTCTACATGCTGCGTGTCCGCTCCAATCTCGTTGAGGTCCGATCGGTTCTCGACCGCTGA
- a CDS encoding ATP-binding protein, whose amino-acid sequence MDTGLTTISEAAIEKHRASAQSFITRIVVLEDPSRESGTALAGTNRRFVSTVSVGSVRRTREVELSKTVAAVHPDDQLLTIPQHTLLFRARRGLAIALAISDVFAEGSDLESLQAKNTRAPLEGDEAATFKKLLSASAYISAFSFASYLFQLIDSDGEAPNDTAEPDFLFDTPQDAVKSIIAGLDKAISGSADDADLMTRARAFARVAIDGLLARKGRFDGIGPFENAHIRIDVDDFILDGFDVAPGKRSKPLVMTFKNPEEVVGNHIAKYQSVKLAKMLMAYDFERELNPFVELGGFLFTFIGDGAPGTGKTTLIQMIAGLVNNYCQVAGYPFAYENFGVDQISSYQGKSGQNCRQFINNVLNPRVIGFGTVDDIDQVAARRSDDRASAGQQEITGVLMDAFAGAGTVVRGNCSFGMFSNYPENVDDALRQRAGARWLVDGPQSRDDYIDIFVLLAGKNHKIPLGDHKLYAAQEIQRAVMEAYEEHEKPQEDGLMKVYERYMKDNGAPKSMADVGTYLHMIKDAEPRFTGRAIKNVTDAIKMRAMDIELPDEWFEKPEVFMHKGYDDKKAMIEELRGPFSMDMVMQEINRYADSEFRYSDKSDDSAVTKMIRDTRLRDRAVREIEEMKAKGNWNA is encoded by the coding sequence ATGGACACCGGCCTGACCACGATTTCGGAAGCGGCAATCGAAAAGCACCGCGCCAGCGCGCAGAGCTTCATCACCCGCATCGTCGTGCTGGAAGACCCGTCACGCGAATCCGGCACCGCGCTTGCCGGCACCAACCGCCGCTTCGTCTCGACGGTCTCGGTCGGCTCGGTGCGCCGCACGCGCGAGGTCGAGCTTTCCAAGACCGTCGCCGCCGTCCATCCCGACGACCAGTTGCTGACCATTCCGCAGCACACGCTGCTGTTTCGCGCCCGGCGCGGGCTGGCGATCGCGCTGGCCATATCAGACGTCTTCGCCGAAGGTTCGGACCTAGAAAGCCTGCAGGCCAAGAACACCCGCGCGCCGCTCGAAGGCGACGAGGCCGCCACCTTCAAGAAGCTTCTGTCAGCTTCGGCTTACATTTCGGCCTTCAGCTTCGCCTCGTATCTATTCCAGCTGATCGACAGCGACGGCGAGGCACCGAACGATACGGCGGAGCCGGACTTCCTGTTCGACACGCCGCAGGATGCGGTGAAGTCCATAATAGCAGGCCTCGACAAGGCGATATCAGGCTCGGCTGACGACGCCGACCTGATGACGCGGGCGCGCGCTTTCGCGCGCGTTGCCATCGACGGGCTGCTGGCGCGAAAGGGCCGCTTCGACGGCATCGGACCGTTCGAGAACGCGCATATCCGCATCGACGTGGATGATTTTATCCTCGACGGCTTCGATGTCGCGCCGGGCAAGCGCTCGAAGCCGCTGGTGATGACCTTCAAGAATCCGGAAGAGGTCGTCGGTAACCACATCGCCAAGTACCAGTCGGTGAAGCTGGCCAAGATGCTGATGGCTTACGACTTCGAGCGCGAGCTGAACCCTTTCGTCGAGCTTGGCGGCTTCCTGTTCACCTTCATCGGCGACGGCGCGCCCGGCACCGGCAAGACGACGCTGATCCAGATGATTGCCGGTCTCGTCAACAATTATTGCCAGGTCGCCGGCTATCCCTTTGCTTACGAGAATTTCGGCGTCGACCAGATCTCGTCCTATCAAGGCAAATCCGGCCAGAACTGTCGCCAGTTCATCAACAATGTTCTCAACCCGCGCGTCATCGGCTTCGGCACTGTCGACGACATCGACCAGGTGGCTGCCAGACGCTCCGATGACCGCGCCTCTGCCGGCCAGCAGGAAATCACCGGCGTCTTGATGGACGCCTTTGCCGGTGCCGGCACCGTAGTGCGCGGCAACTGCTCGTTCGGCATGTTCTCCAACTATCCCGAAAACGTCGACGACGCGCTACGCCAGCGCGCCGGCGCCCGCTGGCTGGTCGACGGGCCGCAGAGCCGCGACGACTACATCGACATCTTTGTCCTGCTCGCTGGAAAAAACCACAAGATCCCGCTCGGCGACCACAAGCTCTATGCCGCCCAGGAAATCCAGCGCGCTGTGATGGAGGCTTATGAGGAGCATGAAAAGCCTCAGGAAGACGGGCTGATGAAGGTTTACGAGCGCTACATGAAGGACAATGGCGCACCGAAATCGATGGCCGACGTCGGCACCTATCTGCACATGATCAAGGATGCCGAACCGCGCTTCACCGGCCGCGCCATCAAGAACGTCACCGACGCCATCAAGATGCGCGCCATGGACATCGAGCTGCCGGACGAGTGGTTCGAGAAGCCGGAAGTCTTCATGCACAAGGGCTACGACGACAAGAAAGCGATGATCGAGGAACTGCGCGGGCCGTTCTCGATGGACATGGTCATGCAGGAGATCAACCGCTACGCCGACTCAGAGTTCCGCTATTCCGACAAGTCCGACGACTCAGCCGTCACCAAGATGATCCGCGACACCCGCCTGCGTGACCGCGCGGTGCGCGAGATCGAGGAGATGAAGGCCAAGGGGAATTGGAATGCGTAA
- a CDS encoding DUF6638 family protein, translating to MSPARKPDLLRDNELIYGRLLTVDEPHLIQRYNKAMVAFGLKPTKLNSFEIDRTGFSPQVADECGDYAYLDPNEVNRRFIILTPSQIDLPVVHTAFSNTSQLMFEFMSKNQRAIDALTIKDVIYGEIEDSVPKVNDIEDLLSINQVEFKVLSAEDVLGKAAELGKLVNRLKQEPDAWRDSAMLTRMVELAKICGDIRENALVPDQVIFRHNAYWTSHFGGLYVFVDPDMTTVISDPAAPGFRRSRPWQVSYLSINDADKVFKFLAATGRIELPRASWIETSGYLEHRAEMVVRALIRDSEPDRNLTDVDKVWLQTWIHGHADLITRDGNFPFLNAAKREIAQLGHLKIEDVFPQQRFLVIRAKPDHPDAWLTNQLISDFVPQDFVSRYVFNKPGFYKDYDGFSDAWRSHVVDVLKTTYLKDKVAFRTRLYGLTD from the coding sequence ATGAGCCCCGCCAGGAAACCCGATCTGCTGCGCGACAATGAGCTGATCTACGGCCGGCTGCTTACGGTTGACGAACCGCACCTCATCCAGCGCTACAACAAGGCGATGGTCGCCTTCGGGCTGAAGCCTACGAAGCTGAACAGCTTCGAGATCGACCGCACCGGCTTCTCACCGCAGGTGGCCGACGAATGCGGCGACTACGCCTATCTCGATCCCAACGAGGTCAACCGCCGCTTCATCATCCTGACGCCGTCGCAGATCGACCTGCCGGTGGTGCACACCGCCTTCTCCAACACCTCGCAGCTGATGTTCGAGTTCATGTCGAAGAACCAGCGCGCCATCGATGCGCTGACCATCAAGGATGTCATCTACGGCGAGATCGAGGATTCAGTCCCCAAGGTCAACGACATCGAGGACCTGCTGTCGATCAACCAGGTCGAGTTCAAGGTGCTGTCGGCGGAGGACGTGCTGGGCAAAGCGGCCGAACTCGGCAAGCTCGTCAACCGGCTGAAGCAGGAACCCGATGCCTGGCGCGACAGCGCCATGCTCACCCGCATGGTGGAGCTGGCAAAGATCTGTGGCGACATCCGCGAGAACGCGCTGGTGCCGGATCAGGTGATCTTCCGCCACAACGCCTACTGGACCAGCCATTTCGGCGGCCTCTACGTCTTCGTCGATCCGGACATGACGACGGTGATCAGCGACCCGGCAGCCCCGGGCTTCCGCCGCTCGCGGCCGTGGCAGGTGAGCTACCTCTCGATCAATGATGCCGACAAGGTGTTCAAGTTCCTCGCTGCCACCGGCCGCATCGAACTGCCGCGCGCCTCGTGGATCGAGACATCGGGCTATCTCGAGCATCGCGCCGAAATGGTGGTGCGCGCGCTGATCCGCGACTCGGAACCCGACCGCAATCTGACCGACGTCGACAAGGTCTGGCTGCAGACCTGGATCCACGGCCATGCCGACCTGATCACCAGGGACGGCAATTTTCCCTTCCTCAATGCCGCCAAGCGCGAGATCGCCCAGCTCGGCCATCTCAAGATCGAGGACGTATTTCCGCAGCAGCGCTTCCTGGTGATCCGGGCCAAGCCCGACCATCCCGACGCTTGGCTCACCAACCAGCTGATCTCGGATTTCGTGCCGCAGGACTTCGTCTCGCGCTACGTCTTCAACAAGCCGGGCTTCTACAAGGACTATGACGGCTTCAGCGACGCCTGGCGATCGCATGTTGTGGACGTTCTGAAAACCACATATCTGAAAGACAAGGTAGCGTTTCGCACGCGCCTCTATGGCCTGACTGACTGA
- a CDS encoding c-type cytochrome, whose product MFRAVSSAGVFFFAGILAAHADGDAALGKKVFNRCMACHEAATDRDKIGPHLMGVVGRTAGTAESFLSHYSQAMKDAGAAGLVWDEANLTAYLRAPKLKVPGNRMAFTGLTSDDDIANVIAYLKADPKP is encoded by the coding sequence ATGTTTCGAGCCGTCTCGTCTGCCGGTGTCTTTTTCTTTGCCGGCATCCTTGCCGCGCATGCCGACGGCGACGCTGCACTCGGCAAGAAGGTCTTCAACAGATGCATGGCTTGCCATGAAGCAGCGACCGACCGCGACAAGATCGGCCCGCATCTGATGGGTGTCGTCGGCCGCACCGCCGGTACCGCCGAAAGCTTCCTCAGCCACTATTCACAAGCCATGAAGGATGCGGGCGCCGCCGGCCTTGTCTGGGACGAGGCGAACCTCACCGCATATCTAAGGGCTCCCAAGCTAAAGGTCCCCGGCAACAGGATGGCCTTCACCGGCCTGACCAGCGACGACGACATTGCCAACGTCATTGCCTATCTGAAGGCCGATCCGAAGCCCTGA
- a CDS encoding choline ABC transporter substrate-binding protein — translation MSRVNSFVAGLGLAAILSTSAAFAGDPESCKAVRLSDVGWTDIQATTGIASVLLTALGYEPQVIQLSVPVTMASLKNKDLDVFLGNWMPSMTADIKDYTADGSVETISENLSGAGYGIVVPTYVADAGVKTLTDLGKFKDKFDGKIYGIEAGNDGNRIILDMIKNPKDNLEGFELVESSEAGMLTQAEQSIKNNEWIAFLGWTPHPVMGAMKITYLDGMGDSGFGAATVHTNVRKGYTTECPNAGKFIANLKFNLDMEGEMMDAILKGGDANTVATDWLKKHPDAIAPWIAGVTTFDGGDAAAAVKTALGS, via the coding sequence ATGTCGCGTGTGAATTCCTTCGTCGCCGGCCTCGGCCTGGCGGCTATCCTATCCACGAGCGCTGCCTTCGCCGGCGACCCGGAAAGCTGCAAGGCGGTGCGTCTTTCCGATGTCGGCTGGACCGACATCCAGGCGACGACCGGTATCGCTTCGGTGCTGCTCACCGCGCTCGGCTACGAGCCGCAGGTGATCCAGCTGTCGGTTCCGGTGACGATGGCGTCGCTGAAGAACAAGGACCTCGACGTCTTCCTCGGCAACTGGATGCCGTCGATGACCGCCGACATCAAGGATTACACCGCCGACGGCTCGGTCGAGACCATCAGCGAGAACCTCAGCGGCGCCGGCTACGGCATCGTTGTGCCGACCTATGTTGCGGACGCCGGCGTCAAGACGCTGACCGACCTCGGCAAGTTCAAGGACAAGTTCGACGGCAAGATCTACGGCATCGAGGCCGGCAACGACGGCAACCGCATCATCCTCGACATGATCAAGAACCCGAAGGACAATCTCGAAGGCTTCGAACTGGTCGAGTCCTCGGAAGCCGGCATGCTGACCCAGGCAGAGCAGTCGATCAAGAACAATGAATGGATCGCCTTCCTCGGCTGGACACCGCATCCGGTGATGGGCGCCATGAAGATCACCTATCTCGACGGCATGGGCGACAGCGGCTTCGGCGCTGCCACCGTGCATACCAATGTGCGCAAGGGCTACACCACCGAGTGCCCGAATGCCGGCAAGTTCATCGCCAATCTGAAGTTCAATCTCGACATGGAAGGCGAGATGATGGACGCGATCCTGAAGGGCGGCGACGCCAATACGGTCGCAACCGACTGGCTGAAGAAGCACCCGGATGCGATCGCTCCATGGATTGCCGGCGTGACCACCTTCGATGGCGGCGACGCGGCAGCGGCGGTCAAGACCGCGCTCGGAAGCTGA
- a CDS encoding cysteine hydrolase family protein, producing MSAPANTPAPRRALIVVDVQNDYDGGNLAIKHPLFRDSVVNVARAMDAAAEAGVKVVVIKQLAPETSPVFARGSHGAELHPEIARRSRDHYVEKTLPSAFTGTDLEDWLRANAVDTITVVGYMTHNCDLSTIIHAVHMGFAVEFLSDATGSLPYANSAGYASAEEIHRVVTIILQSRFAAVLKTAEWIDCLKTGALPERDTIYASNQRALARNAA from the coding sequence ATGTCTGCACCAGCCAATACTCCGGCGCCGCGCCGCGCTCTCATCGTCGTCGATGTCCAGAACGACTATGATGGCGGCAATCTTGCGATCAAGCATCCGCTGTTTCGCGACAGCGTCGTCAACGTGGCACGAGCCATGGACGCGGCCGCCGAGGCCGGCGTCAAGGTCGTGGTTATCAAGCAGCTGGCACCCGAGACGTCGCCGGTCTTCGCCAGGGGCAGCCATGGCGCCGAACTGCATCCCGAGATCGCCAGGCGAAGCCGCGACCACTATGTCGAAAAGACTTTGCCGAGCGCCTTCACCGGCACGGATCTGGAGGACTGGTTGCGCGCCAACGCCGTCGATACGATCACTGTCGTTGGCTACATGACGCATAATTGCGATCTGTCGACGATCATCCACGCCGTGCATATGGGCTTTGCGGTGGAGTTCCTGTCCGACGCCACCGGCTCGCTGCCCTACGCCAACAGCGCCGGCTATGCCTCGGCCGAGGAGATCCACCGCGTGGTGACCATCATCCTGCAGTCGCGCTTCGCGGCGGTTCTCAAGACCGCCGAATGGATCGATTGCCTCAAGACCGGCGCTCTGCCCGAACGCGACACAATCTATGCGTCCAACCAGCGTGCGCTGGCACGCAACGCGGCATAG
- a CDS encoding formate--tetrahydrofolate ligase — protein sequence MAEVKSDIEIARGAKKKQIQEIGAKIGIPTEHLLPYGHDKAKISAEFIKSVKGNKDGKLILVTAINPTPAGEGKTTTTVGLGDGLNRIGKKAIVCIREASLGPNFGVKGGAAGGGYAQVVPMEDMNLHFTGDFHAITTAHNLLSALIDNHIYWGNELGIDTRRVVWRRVMDMNDRALREIICSLGGVANGFPREGGFDITVASEVMAILCLSTDLKDLEKRLGDIIVAYRRDKSPVFARDLKADGAMAVLLKDAMQPNLVQTLENNPAFVHGGPFANIAHGCNSVVATTTALKLADYVVTEAGFGADLGAEKFFDIKCRKAGLKPAAAVIVATVRAMKMNGGVKKEDLGKENVEAVKKGCANLGRHIENVKQFGVPAVVAINHFTTDTEVEIQAMKDFVASLGAEAILCKHWAKGSAGIEELARKVVEIAESGASQFSPLYPDAMPLFEKVNTIVKRIYRGDEAIADKSVRDQLHAWEQAGYGHLPVCMAKTQYSFSTDPNLRGAPTGHTVPVREVRLSAGAGFVVIICGEVMTMPGLPSKPSSEKIFLNDAGQIEGLF from the coding sequence ATGGCCGAAGTGAAGTCCGACATCGAGATCGCGCGCGGCGCCAAGAAGAAGCAGATCCAGGAGATCGGCGCCAAGATCGGCATCCCGACCGAGCACCTTTTGCCCTACGGCCACGACAAGGCGAAAATTTCAGCCGAATTCATCAAGTCGGTCAAGGGCAACAAGGACGGCAAGCTGATCCTCGTCACCGCAATCAACCCGACGCCTGCCGGTGAAGGCAAGACTACAACGACGGTGGGCCTGGGCGACGGTCTCAACCGCATCGGCAAGAAGGCGATCGTCTGCATCCGCGAGGCCTCGCTCGGACCGAATTTCGGCGTCAAAGGCGGTGCTGCCGGCGGCGGCTATGCACAAGTCGTGCCGATGGAGGACATGAACCTCCACTTCACCGGCGATTTCCACGCCATCACAACCGCGCACAATCTGCTTTCGGCGCTGATCGACAATCACATCTACTGGGGCAACGAGCTCGGCATCGACACCCGCCGCGTCGTCTGGCGCCGCGTCATGGACATGAACGACCGGGCGCTGCGCGAGATCATCTGCTCGCTCGGCGGCGTCGCCAACGGCTTTCCGCGCGAAGGCGGCTTCGACATCACCGTCGCCTCGGAAGTCATGGCGATCCTGTGTCTGTCCACCGACCTGAAGGACCTGGAAAAGCGCCTCGGCGACATCATCGTCGCCTACCGCCGCGACAAGTCGCCGGTGTTCGCCCGTGACCTCAAGGCCGACGGCGCCATGGCCGTGCTGTTGAAGGACGCCATGCAGCCCAACCTCGTGCAAACACTGGAAAACAACCCGGCCTTCGTTCATGGCGGCCCGTTCGCCAACATCGCCCATGGCTGCAACTCGGTCGTCGCCACCACGACGGCGCTGAAGCTCGCCGACTACGTCGTCACCGAGGCTGGTTTCGGCGCCGATCTCGGTGCTGAAAAATTCTTCGACATCAAGTGCCGCAAGGCCGGCCTGAAGCCAGCAGCCGCGGTCATCGTCGCCACCGTGCGCGCCATGAAGATGAATGGCGGCGTCAAGAAGGAAGACCTCGGCAAGGAAAATGTCGAAGCGGTCAAGAAGGGCTGCGCCAATCTTGGCCGCCATATCGAGAACGTGAAGCAGTTCGGCGTGCCGGCGGTGGTGGCGATCAACCACTTCACCACCGATACCGAGGTCGAAATCCAGGCGATGAAGGATTTCGTCGCCTCGCTCGGCGCCGAGGCCATCCTGTGCAAGCATTGGGCCAAGGGCTCTGCCGGCATCGAGGAACTGGCGCGCAAGGTCGTCGAGATCGCTGAATCGGGCGCATCGCAGTTCTCGCCGCTCTATCCCGACGCCATGCCGCTGTTCGAAAAGGTCAACACCATCGTCAAGCGCATCTATCGTGGCGACGAGGCGATCGCCGACAAGTCGGTCCGCGACCAGCTGCACGCCTGGGAACAGGCCGGCTACGGCCACCTGCCGGTATGCATGGCCAAGACGCAGTACTCCTTCTCGACCGACCCGAACCTGCGCGGCGCGCCGACCGGCCATACCGTGCCGGTGCGCGAGGTCAGGCTATCGGCCGGCGCCGGCTTCGTCGTCATCATCTGCGGCGAGGTCATGACCATGCCCGGCCTGCCAAGCAAGCCGTCGTCGGAAAAGATCTTCCTTAACGACGCGGGCCAGATCGAAGGCCTGTTCTGA
- a CDS encoding thymidine kinase, with protein MAKLYFHYATMNAGKTTMLLQASYNYRERGMATMLFVAGHYRNGDTGLISSRIGLEAEAEMFREGDDLFARVAERHNHTTVHCVFVDEAQFLEEEQVWQLARIADRLNIPVMCYGLRTDFLGKLFSGSRALLAIADDLREVRTICRCGRKATMVVRLGQDGKVARQGEQVAIGKDVYVSLCRRHWEEEMGRAAPGDFIGFIKA; from the coding sequence ATGGCCAAACTGTATTTCCATTATGCGACGATGAACGCCGGCAAGACGACGATGCTGCTGCAGGCGTCCTACAACTATCGCGAGCGCGGCATGGCGACGATGCTGTTCGTCGCCGGCCACTATCGCAACGGCGATACCGGGCTGATCTCGTCGCGCATTGGCCTGGAGGCGGAAGCCGAGATGTTTCGCGAGGGCGATGATCTGTTCGCCCGCGTCGCCGAGCGTCACAATCACACGACGGTGCATTGCGTCTTCGTCGACGAGGCGCAGTTCCTCGAAGAGGAGCAGGTCTGGCAGCTCGCCCGCATTGCCGATCGGCTGAACATCCCGGTGATGTGCTACGGCCTGCGTACCGATTTTCTGGGCAAGCTGTTTTCCGGTTCGCGCGCATTGCTGGCGATCGCCGACGATCTGCGCGAGGTACGCACCATCTGCCGCTGCGGCCGCAAGGCGACGATGGTCGTACGCCTTGGCCAGGACGGCAAGGTGGCCAGGCAAGGCGAACAGGTGGCGATCGGCAAGGACGTCTACGTTTCGCTCTGCCGCCGCCACTGGGAAGAAGAAATGGGCCGCGCCGCGCCCGGCGATTTCATCGGCTTTATCAAAGCCTGA
- a CDS encoding glycosyltransferase encodes MKILQFTIDCPFPPVSGGEIRNAANARALSVIGEVLTVSFTGAPAPFPPPNVRHQIIEAARGRGSWQGRSAHPTLHMIPADELAEADSLWKSFAPDLVVVEDIALSQLLALVPRHDARTVIDLHNIDSRTVADRIGSLPLWQRLRSFREHRRRMAQAREADILAAKAADQVWVCSETDREMLLAMGPAGDIRVIANPIPDETVLSLPIAVQRYEDIRLCFIGHLGYFPNIDAVKQIGRKMVPRLKASGRPWSMTVAGKNPRDIVRQLCTAHGLHLVENPPRLLDLLAAAGYAPIPLRFGGGTRIKVLEAMAAGLVVCATEKAVEGLGLQADRHFLSGSDAGELATKIVALAARPEAAAEMASAGRAFVRDRHSSAAIEMATRQAVTEITARRRA; translated from the coding sequence ATGAAAATCCTGCAGTTCACGATCGACTGTCCGTTTCCGCCGGTATCCGGCGGCGAGATCAGGAACGCCGCCAATGCGCGGGCGCTCTCGGTGATCGGTGAGGTTCTGACGGTGAGCTTTACCGGCGCGCCGGCGCCGTTCCCTCCGCCGAATGTCCGTCACCAGATCATCGAGGCAGCCCGCGGCCGTGGCTCCTGGCAAGGGCGCAGCGCCCATCCGACGCTGCACATGATCCCCGCCGACGAGTTGGCTGAAGCGGATTCGCTCTGGAAGAGCTTCGCTCCCGATCTCGTCGTCGTCGAAGACATCGCGCTGTCGCAGCTGCTGGCGTTGGTGCCCAGGCATGACGCGCGCACCGTCATCGACCTGCACAACATCGATTCACGCACGGTGGCGGACCGTATCGGGTCACTCCCCCTCTGGCAGCGGTTGCGAAGCTTTCGCGAGCACCGGCGCAGGATGGCGCAGGCGCGCGAGGCGGACATCCTTGCCGCGAAGGCGGCGGACCAGGTCTGGGTCTGTTCGGAAACAGACAGGGAAATGCTGCTGGCGATGGGGCCTGCCGGCGACATCAGGGTGATCGCCAATCCCATCCCCGATGAAACCGTGCTTTCCCTGCCGATTGCCGTCCAGCGATACGAAGACATCCGTCTCTGCTTCATCGGCCACCTCGGCTATTTCCCCAACATCGACGCCGTCAAGCAGATCGGCCGCAAGATGGTGCCCCGCCTCAAAGCGTCCGGGCGCCCCTGGTCGATGACCGTCGCCGGCAAGAACCCACGCGACATCGTGCGCCAGCTCTGCACGGCACACGGGCTGCATCTCGTCGAAAACCCACCGCGCCTGCTGGACCTGCTCGCCGCCGCCGGCTATGCACCGATCCCGCTCAGATTCGGAGGCGGGACCCGCATCAAGGTGCTCGAAGCCATGGCGGCAGGGCTGGTCGTTTGCGCCACCGAAAAGGCTGTCGAAGGGCTCGGCCTGCAAGCCGACAGGCATTTCCTGTCCGGCAGCGATGCCGGCGAGCTGGCCACGAAAATCGTTGCCCTCGCCGCCCGACCGGAAGCGGCCGCCGAGATGGCCAGTGCCGGCAGGGCCTTCGTGCGCGACAGGCATTCGTCAGCGGCAATCGAAATGGCGACCCGGCAAGCGGTCACAGAAATAACAGCGCGCCGGCGCGCTTGA
- a CDS encoding helix-turn-helix domain-containing protein: MADPIVAAIAFDGISPFHLSVPCLVFGEDRTALGLPRFDFRICTIDDGPIHTEAGSTVTAPHGLGSLDDADIVIVPSWRDLDEPAPASLVEALRRAHRNGALIVGLCLGTFAIAATGLLSGRRAATHWAYTEQLQALYPDVVVDAEVLYVDDGDIMTSAGVAAGLDCCLHLVRARYGAEAALRLAREIVLSPHRQGGQAQFIERPIARVQDPDRFTQALDMVRRTLGETHSLDRVADAAGLTRRTFTRRFQKTIGTSFGDWLTDQRVALAQRLLEATEKSMDAVAFEAGFGSATSLRQHFAARLRTSPMQYRREFSKSVRQHEQATSR, translated from the coding sequence ATGGCCGATCCGATTGTTGCCGCCATCGCCTTCGATGGCATCAGCCCGTTCCATCTCTCCGTGCCATGCCTGGTATTCGGCGAGGACCGTACCGCTCTCGGTCTACCGCGCTTCGACTTCCGCATCTGTACGATCGATGACGGGCCGATCCATACCGAAGCCGGGTCGACCGTGACCGCACCTCATGGACTTGGCAGCCTCGACGACGCCGACATAGTGATCGTTCCAAGCTGGCGAGATCTCGACGAACCGGCGCCTGCATCTCTGGTAGAGGCGCTGCGGCGGGCGCACCGCAACGGCGCGTTGATTGTCGGACTGTGCCTCGGAACCTTTGCCATTGCGGCGACCGGGCTGCTTTCGGGGCGGCGAGCCGCGACGCACTGGGCCTACACCGAACAATTGCAGGCGCTCTATCCCGACGTCGTCGTCGACGCCGAGGTGCTTTACGTCGACGACGGCGATATCATGACATCTGCCGGCGTCGCAGCCGGGCTCGACTGCTGTCTCCACCTCGTGCGTGCCCGTTACGGAGCGGAAGCAGCACTTCGCCTCGCCCGGGAGATCGTCCTATCGCCGCATCGGCAGGGCGGGCAAGCGCAATTCATCGAACGTCCGATCGCCAGGGTGCAGGATCCAGACCGATTCACACAAGCCCTCGACATGGTGCGCAGAACGCTCGGCGAAACACATAGCCTGGATCGCGTCGCCGATGCAGCCGGCCTGACCCGACGGACGTTCACGCGCCGCTTTCAGAAAACGATCGGCACCAGTTTCGGCGATTGGCTGACCGACCAGCGCGTCGCACTGGCGCAGCGGCTGCTCGAAGCAACGGAAAAATCGATGGACGCGGTGGCCTTCGAGGCCGGGTTCGGCAGCGCCACCTCGCTGCGCCAGCATTTCGCGGCGCGGCTGAGGACCTCGCCGATGCAGTATCGGCGCGAATTCTCGAAGAGCGTTCGTCAGCATGAGCAGGCCACTTCGCGCTGA